The Actinocorallia herbida DNA window TGCTGCAGGCCGCGATCGCGCTGTGGCGGACCAAGGGCTTCGCCGACACGACGGTCGCCGACATCTGCAAGGCGGCGGGCGTCTCCAAGGGGTCGTTCTTCTTCTACTTCCCGACCAAGGAGCACGCGCTCGCCGAGGCCGGGGTGCTGTCCAGCGGCGCGGCCCGGCGCAAGGCGAGGGAGCTGCTCGCCGGGGACCACGACCTGGCGCAGGTGATCACCGCGATGCTCGCCGTCCTGGAGCAGGCGATGCGCAGGAACCCTCCGGAACTGCTCGTCGAGGCGGTGCTGGAAGGGCACCGCGCCGAGCTCCGGTCGGGCGGGCCGCACCCGTCCGGGCTGCTCTTCTTCGAGGTCCTGGCCCGCGCCCAGGCCGACGGCAGGCTCCCCGCCCATGTCGACGTGCTCCACCTGGCCCGCGGCGCCCAGTCCCTCATGGAGACGGGCACCCGGCACTGGGCGAGCGGTGCGTACGGCGACCGCGGCTTCGCCGAGACCACCGGACGGGACATCGCGGCGCTCATCGCCGGGCACAGCGGTCTCGCGCCCTGAACGGCCCGCCGTCCGCTACCGGTCACCCGAGGGGTCTCCGCCCGAAATTGTTGACCGTGGTCAGAAAACTTCTTAGGCTCGCGGTCCCCCCGCCGTCCGAGGAGGACTCGTGGCACGCACCCCCGACCGCCCGATCCGCGTCGTCCAGTGGACGACCGGGAACGTCGCCCGGCAATCGCTCGCCGCCATCGCCGAACGCCCCGACCTGGAACTCGTCGGCGTCTTCGCGCACAGCAAGGAGAAGGCGGGCAAGGACGCCGGCGAACTCGCCGGGCTCGGCCGCCCCCTCGGCGTGCTCGCCACCGCCGACGTCGACGAGATCATCGCCCTCGCGCCCGACTGCGTCCTGCACTCGCCCCTCCACCCGGACGTCGACCAGCTCACCCGCCTTCTGCGCGCCGGGATCAACGTCCTCACCACCGCCTCGTTCCTCACCGGCCGCGCCTACGGCCCCGCCGTGCGCGCCACCCTGGAGGAGGCGGCCTTGGCGGGCGGGGCGAGCCTGTTCGGCAGCGGCGTCAACCCCGGCTGGGCCGACCAGCTCGCCGCCGTCGCCTCCGGGATCTGCCGCAGCGTCGACCACGTCGAGATCTTCGAGTCGTTCAACATCGGGCCGTGGGCGGCCGACGCCAACCAGGACGGACTCGGCTGGGGCCGTCCGGCCGGCGACCCGGGCCACACCGACGCC harbors:
- a CDS encoding TetR/AcrR family transcriptional regulator, coding for MQPDAPTPPADPPADPPADQGKRRANLAQSRSREKKRALLQAAIALWRTKGFADTTVADICKAAGVSKGSFFFYFPTKEHALAEAGVLSSGAARRKARELLAGDHDLAQVITAMLAVLEQAMRRNPPELLVEAVLEGHRAELRSGGPHPSGLLFFEVLARAQADGRLPAHVDVLHLARGAQSLMETGTRHWASGAYGDRGFAETTGRDIAALIAGHSGLAP
- a CDS encoding dihydrodipicolinate reductase gives rise to the protein MARTPDRPIRVVQWTTGNVARQSLAAIAERPDLELVGVFAHSKEKAGKDAGELAGLGRPLGVLATADVDEIIALAPDCVLHSPLHPDVDQLTRLLRAGINVLTTASFLTGRAYGPAVRATLEEAALAGGASLFGSGVNPGWADQLAAVASGICRSVDHVEIFESFNIGPWAADANQDGLGWGRPAGDPGHTDAVREATAPFADAVEATAELLGAELDDIRCEVAFAHATKDLDVPGRDVAAGTVAGLDVRWIGSRAGADVVTARVRWTVTPDLDPSWDIAMAYLIEVRGHPQVNLQVEVLPQDMFTMSLEDMLAIGSVITAMPLVNAIPAVLAARPGIITYADLTTQSSRHLP